From a region of the Zingiber officinale cultivar Zhangliang chromosome 4B, Zo_v1.1, whole genome shotgun sequence genome:
- the LOC121974860 gene encoding IRK-interacting protein-like, translated as MHESEVSPRSINNHSSEAKSRNITDKKKKEKQKGKPSAMASPSSSSLRLPPRSSFTPIPEHDKEEDDEKEEQQVRATSKDPPRAESRIPTPLHGGAARRPPRPKTGHLSDEAVAVSCNNCRPTSRDKLIVPIDPSASTTSSASPGGILRSLFFSLTRRSPASAASSASAAADVRDDRWRLVAAELSRKILHVTRKRDEALLEASRLKYALAELERKVDLLESNIRSISHPSVRPVAFSSRAFCLAVEEARTAVRHFARLLIAQIRLVRRSVDRVAGLIQPLDPRASVEWRRNPACLLVYMEALLNRLFYSRLEEGDEEESGLIDPAARCESNRAGYEAVRGLSWEDVLSKGTRHHSEGLSRFCDLKMSEVVAMVGWTTQARAAWPEGLLQAFFGAAKGAWVVRLMARSVHPAVPALRAERGARFDGRFMEDVAEGRVRRLTPASVREMVAPGFDLYMEKDGVVKCRVVCEYCSNSDGERRNVDEKQGSRSGRSETVDSFNYVR; from the exons ATGCATGAAAGTGAAGTCTCTCCGCGCAGCATTAATAACCACAGCAGTGAAGCAAAGTCACGCAATATTAcagataaaaagaaaaaggaaaaacagaAAGGCAAGCCATCAGCCATggcttctccttcctcctcctctctccgtCTCCCTCCTCGCTCCTCCTTCACTCCT ATACCGGAACACGACAAGGAGGAAGACGACGAGAAGGAAGAGCAGCAGGTGCGCGCCACGTCCAAGGATCCACCACGGGCCGAGTCTCGCATCCCCACCCCGCTCCACGGCGGCGCCGCCCGGAGGCCACCGCGCCCCAAAACAGGGCACTTGAGCGACGAGGCCGTCGCCGTCTCCTGCAACAACTGTCGCCCAACCTCACGCGACAAACTCATCGTCCCCATCGACCCCTCCGCCTCCACCACGTCCTCCGCCAGCCCAGGTGGCATCCTGCGCTCCCTTTTCTTCTCCCTCACCCGCCGAAGCCCCGCAAGCGCCGCCTCCTCAGCCTCCGCTGCCGCCGACGTCCGCGACGACCGGTGGCGGCTCGTGGCGGCGGAGCTGTCGCGGAAGATCCTCCACGTCACGCGCAAGCGCGACGAGGCGCTCCTCGAGGCGTCCCGCCTCAAGTACGCGCTCGCCGAACTCGAGCGCAAGGTCGACCTACTTGAGTCAAACATCCGGTCCATCTCCCACCCGTCGGTTCGGCCCGTCGCCTTCTCGTCTCGAGCTTTCTGCCTCGCAGTGGAAGAAGCACGGACCGCGGTCCGCCACTTCGCCCGCTTGCTGATCGCTCAAATCCGGCTCGTCCGTCGGTCCGTCGACCGAGTCGCCGGACTAATCCAGCCGCTCGATCCCCGAGCCTCGGTCGAATGGCGGAGGAACCCGGCTTGTTTGCTCGTCTACATGGAGGCTCTCTTGAACCGGCTTTTCTACTCCCGGTTGGAGGAAGGAGACGAGGAAGAATCCGGCCTTATCGATCCGGCAGCTCGGTGCGAGTCGAACCGAGCCGGGTACGAGGCGGTTCGGGGACTCAGCTGGGAGGACGTGCTGAGCAAAGGGACACGGCACCACAGCGAGGGGCTGAGCCGCTTCTGCGACCTGAAGATGAGTGAGGTGGTGGCGATGGTGGGCTGGACGACTCAGGCGCGGGCGGCTTGGCCGGAGGGGCTACTGCAGGCCTTCTTCGGGGCTGCCAAGGGGGCGTGGGTTGTTCGACTCATGGCGCGGTCAGTGCACCCGGCGGTTCCGGCACTGAGGGCGGAACGAGGGGCGAGGTTCGACGGGCGGTTCATGGAGGACGTGGCGGAGGGTAGGGTGCGGCGGCTGACTCCGGCGAGTGTCAGGGAGATGGTGGCGCCGGGATTTGATTTGTATATGGAGAAAGATGGAGTTGTCAAGTGCAGAGTAGTCTGCGAGTATTGTAGCAACAGCGACGGCGAGCGGAGGAACGTGGATGAGAAACAGGGGAGCAGAAGCGGCAGGAGTGAGACTGTAGACAGCTTTAACTATGTACGGTAG